The window CGGGCTACGCAAAGCTGTACCGACGATAGTTTGAGCTCCAAGGTGGAAAACCGTGTCGATCTCGTGTTCACTGATGGCCCGCTCCAGGATCTCGTAGTCCTCCAAGCGTCCATGGACGACATGTGTACGCTGTATGGTACCGCTACGGATGAGTTCCGACTGCGGATCCCAGTCCCTAACCAGAACCACCACATAAGCGCCCTGGTCCACCATCTCTCGCACTAGCCACGAACCGACGAGCCCTGTGGCCCCGGTGACAAAGACGCGCCGGTCAGCCCAGAACGCTGCGTTCACAGCCACATTTTCCATGGCGCCTTTCCAGACTCCCAAAGTGCCTCAAGCAGTTGCTTTTCCCGCA is drawn from Bacillota bacterium and contains these coding sequences:
- a CDS encoding GDP-mannose 4,6-dehydratase; this encodes MENVAVNAAFWADRRVFVTGATGLVGSWLVREMVDQGAYVVVLVRDWDPQSELIRSGTIQRTHVVHGRLEDYEILERAISEHEIDTVFHLGAQTIVGTALRSP